From a region of the Chloroflexota bacterium genome:
- a CDS encoding ABC transporter ATP-binding protein has translation MASVTYEHVTKRFGDVVAVNDLSLEVRDKEFLVLVGPSGCGKTTALRLLAGLEEITEGKIYIGDRLVNDVPPKDRDIAMVFQSYALYPHMSVYDNMAFGLKLRKTPKSEIDRRVKEAAAILGIEQLLDRKPKQLSGGQRQRVALGRAIVREPKVFLMDEPLSNLDAKLRVQTRAELSKLHQRLQTTFIYVTHDQMEAMTMGTRIAVLKDGILQQLDTPQNLYDKPDNVFVAGFIGSPAMNFFDATLVGTKEDMYIDTGSFRVKVPADRVPVLAPYLGEEIVFGIRPDNIHDPEFTPPGINPVRIPAKVDVTELMGNEVFVYLVTGKHSYIGRVDPRTNMRVGQDVEVVFDLGQIHIFDRATERAIR, from the coding sequence ATGGCAAGCGTAACCTATGAACACGTTACGAAGCGATTTGGCGACGTCGTCGCGGTCAATGACCTGTCGCTGGAAGTTCGCGACAAGGAGTTCCTCGTCCTGGTAGGCCCTTCGGGGTGCGGCAAGACCACGGCCCTGCGCCTTCTGGCGGGCCTGGAGGAGATTACCGAGGGCAAAATCTACATCGGCGACCGTCTGGTCAACGACGTGCCGCCCAAAGACCGCGACATCGCCATGGTGTTCCAGTCCTACGCCCTGTACCCGCATATGAGCGTGTACGACAACATGGCCTTCGGGCTGAAACTGCGCAAGACGCCCAAGTCCGAGATCGACCGTCGCGTGAAAGAGGCGGCGGCCATCCTGGGCATTGAGCAGTTGCTGGACCGCAAGCCGAAGCAGTTGTCGGGCGGGCAGCGGCAGCGCGTGGCCCTGGGCCGCGCCATCGTCCGCGAGCCCAAGGTGTTCCTGATGGACGAGCCGCTGTCCAACCTGGACGCGAAACTGCGCGTGCAAACCCGCGCCGAACTGTCCAAACTGCACCAGCGACTTCAGACGACGTTCATCTACGTAACCCACGACCAGATGGAAGCCATGACCATGGGCACGCGCATTGCCGTGCTCAAGGACGGCATCCTGCAGCAACTGGACACGCCGCAGAACCTGTACGACAAGCCCGACAACGTGTTCGTGGCCGGGTTCATCGGCAGCCCGGCGATGAACTTCTTTGACGCGACACTGGTGGGTACCAAAGAGGACATGTACATTGACACCGGCTCGTTCCGGGTGAAGGTGCCTGCCGACCGCGTGCCAGTGCTGGCGCCCTACCTGGGCGAGGAGATCGTCTTCGGGATTCGGCCCGACAACATCCACGACCCGGAGTTCACGCCGCCTGGCATCAACCCCGTCCGCATTCCGGCCAAAGTGGATGTTACCGAGTTGATGGGCAACGAGGTGTTTGTGTACCTGGTTACGGGCAAGCACTCCTACATCGGGCGGGTGGATCCGCGCACTAACATGCGCGTCGGCCAGGATGTAGAAGTCGTGTTTGACCTGGGTCAAATCCACATCTTTGACCGCGCGACGGAGCGGGCGATACGCTAG